In the genome of Girardinichthys multiradiatus isolate DD_20200921_A chromosome 7, DD_fGirMul_XY1, whole genome shotgun sequence, one region contains:
- the ralba gene encoding ras-related protein Ral-B: MAANKGKNQSSLTLHKVIMVGSGGVGKSALTLQFMYDEFVEDYEPTKADSYRKKVVLDGEEVQIDILDTAGQEDYAAIRDNYFRSGEGFLLVFSITEHESFSATDEFREQILRVKAEEDKIPLLLVGNKSDLEERRQVSVDEVRGKAEEWGVQYVETSAKTRANVDKVFFDLMREVRGKKMTENKDKNVKGKKTKSKKSFRERCCLL, encoded by the exons ATGGCTGCCAATAAGGGTAAAAACCAGAGTTCTCTGACGCTGCACAAGGTGATAATGGTGGGAAGTGGAGGTGTTGGGAAGTCCGCCCTCACGTTGCAATTCATGTATGATGAG TTTGTGGAGGACTATGAACCCACTAAGGCAGACAGCTACAGGAAGAAGGTTGTGCTTGATGGGGAGGAAGTCCAGATTGACATCCTGGACACAGCTGGCCAGGAGGACTATGCTGCTATCAGGGATAATTATTTTCGCAGCGGGGAGGGCTTCCTGCTGGTTTTCTCCATCACAGAGCACGAGTCCTTCAGTGCCACTGATGAGTTCAG GGAGCAGATCTTGCGGGTGAAGGCGGAGGAGGACAAGATCCCTCTCCTGCTGGTTGGGAACAAGTCGGACCTGGAGGAACGTCGGCAGGTGTCCGTGGACGAGGTGCGCGGCAAGGCTGAGGAGTGGGGGGTCCAGTATGTAGAGACATCTGCCAAAACTCGAGCCAACGTGGATAAG GTATTCTTCGACCTGATGCGTGAAGTGCGTGgcaagaaaatgactgaaaacaaGGACAAAAACGTAAAAGGAAAGAAGACTAAGAGCAAGAAGAGTTTCAGAGAGAGATGCTGTCTACTTTGA